CGCTTCGGCGCCGTGGATACGTGCCGCCAAGTCGCCAAGGGTGTGCAGGATGTACGGATCGTTGCGTGCCGAATCCACGCCACTTTCCCGCACTGGGCGCGTACCGCTGCGGGCCCATTGCACTGCGTCATCCAGTGCCGCCAGGCCGATCCCGACATCCAGGGCGCAGTGGATCAACTGCGCGCTGGCGCCGATGTAGTTGCGGCGCTGGTACCACTGCGCCAGAGGGATCACCTGCTCCGGGCGCACCGGCACATTCTCCAGCAAGGTGCTGCCGCTGGCGGTAACGCGTTGGCCCATGCCGTCCCAGTCATCCAGCAGGGTAATGCCGGCGGTGTTGGCGGTCAGCATCACGTACACCGCGTTGCCGGACTCGTCCACCGCCTGGATTTTCAGCAGGTCGGCAAACAGGCATCCGGTGCTGTAGAACTTGCTGCCGTTGAGCACCAGCTGGTCGCCGCGACGCTCCAGGCGCGTGTGGATCTCACCGCGAAAGGTGCCGCTGCGTTCGGCAATCGCCCCCGACGACAACTGGCGTTCGGCAAACGCGCCGAGGTACTCGCGCTGTTGCGCCGGGTTGGCGATCAGGCGCAGATGCTCGACGGTCGCGAAGTGCGGGAACAACGCCTGCGCCACACTCGGGTCGGCCTTGGCCAGGGTGATGAAAATCTGCGCTACTTGCAGTTGGCTGACGTCGCCGCCGCCCAACTCGGTGGGCACCGCGCGGCGCCCAGGCCCGACTCGCGGATCAGGTCGAGCTGGGCGTACGGCAAGATCCGGCCCGCGTCGCGGTCGGCGGCACCGGGTTGGATCTGCGCGGCGAGTTGGTGGGCGAGGGCAAGGTAATCGGTCATGGAAGTGTCCATCAAAAGGTCAGGAAGCGTCGCGCAGGGCACTGCGTGGAACGCCGAACAACAGGATCAATGTGCCGCCAGCCACCAGCGCCGCGACGATATACAGCGCCAGGCTGATGCTGCCGGTGGAGGTCTTGATCGCACCGATCATGATCGGCGTGAGCAGGCTGCTGATCTGCCCGCAGCAATTGACCAGCGCCAGGCCAGCGGCCTTGGCGTGGTCCGACAGGTAGTACGTGGGGATGGTCCAGAAAATCGCCGTGGCCACCAGGTAACCGCTGGTCATCAAGGTCAGCACGGCAATCGCCGAATACGGGCTGAACAGGAAGTTGGGCAGCACCAGCATCGCCAGTGCTGCCGTCAGGCCGCCCAACGCGAAGTGCCAACGCCGTTCTTGGTGCACATCGGAATGGCGGCACGCCCACAACATTGCGCACACGCCAACCACGTAGGGCAGGGCCGACAGCAAGCCCAGTTGCCCCAGGTTGCTTACTCCCGAATCGCGGATGATCGACGGCGCCCAGATATTGGTGACGTTGCCGGTGCACATGATGGTCAGGCAGTACGCCAGGGTGATGAACCACACCTTGCGGTCCTTCAGTGCTTCGACAAAACGCGTATGCCCGCCGGGTTTTCGCTGCTGGCGTTCATGGGCCAGGGCCCGTTCGATGGCGGCTTTTTCATCCGCGCTCAGCCACTTGGCCGACGCCGGTTTATCGTCCAGCCAGTACCAGGCGAACAACCCCGCGAGCACCGGCGGAATGCCAGTGATCACGAACAGCCATTGCCAGCCGGTAAACCCGCCGACGCCTGCGAAGTGCCCCATGATGCTGGTGGACAGCGGCCCGCCGATAATCCCGCACACCGCAATCGCCATGATGAAGCGCGAGGTGATGCGCGCCCGGTGGCTGGCCGGGAACCAGTAGGTGAGGTACAGGATCACCCCCGGAAAGAACCCGGCTTCGGCCGCCCCCAGCAACACGCGCAGCACATAGAACTGCGCCGGGGTCTGGGCAAACGCGGTGGCGATGGTCACCAGCCCCACAGCACCATGATGCGCATCATGGTTTTTTTGGCGCCGATCTTTTCCAGCAGCAGGTTGCTGGGAATCTCGAACAGCAGGTAGCCGATGGAGAACACCCCGACGATGATGCCGAACGTGGCGTCGCTGATGTTCAGGTCGGTCTTGAACTGCAAGTGCGCGAAGCTGATGTTGACCCGGTCCAGCCAATTGAGCACGAAGCACAGGAACAGCATGATCCGCCACGCCAGTTTGCGGTACAGGCGCTGGTCGAAGGCAGCTTGCGGGCGTTCGAAGTTAGTCATTACCAGCTCACGTCGACTTTAGCGAAGTAGTACGCGCCTTCCAGGCCGTAGGGCGAGTACCAGCTGTAGGTCGGGTTGTCGGTTGGGAAGAAATAGAAGCGCTTGGCCTCGTCATTCAACTGCTCGGGGCGTTTGTCGAAGATGTTCTCGCCGCCCACGGTGACTTTCACGGTGTCGCTCAACCAGTAACCCACGCTCAGGTCGGTAATGAACGCCGGTTTGACCACTTCATCGCGGCTGGCCGCAATCTGGTTGCGCCCGGTGACCTTGGAGTAACGGGTTTCCTTGAGATTGACCTCGAAATTTCCCAGTTGCCAGGCGGCATTCAGCGAGGTGGTGTTCTTCGGATACGCCGAGGTCAGGTTGCCCTGGCGGTCCCGGCCCACGGCGCTGACACCGGTACCGGCCAGCGCTGCCGGCTCCTTGATTTTCTCGATGGTCTGCAGGCTCTGGTTGCTGAGCAAGGTCCACTTGGTCTTGCCGTAGCGGCCCAGGTCATAGCGATAGTCCGCCACCAGGTCGATGCCGCGGGTGCGGGTGTCGGCCAGGTTGCCGAAGTACGAAACGATCTGGTTCGGGTTCAGGCCGTTGGCAGCGAGCACGTTGGACACTGCAGTGCCCTGCAGGTTACTGGTCTGCAGGATGCGGTCCTTGATGTCGATCTGGTACAGGTCGACGGTGACGTCCAGGTTCTCGGTGGGCGTGGCGACAAACCCGAGGCTGTAGTTCATCGAGCGTTCAGGCTTGAGCTGCTTGGCGCCCAAGGCTTGGCCGGCGGCGTCGTTGACCGTCACGTAGCGCGTGGTCGCCTGTTCCAGTTGCCCGGTGATCGGGCTCGTACGCCAGGCCGTCAGCGACGACGAATAGAACTGCTGTTGCAGGGACGGCGCACGGAAACCGTTGCTCACCGTACCGCGCATGGCGAACTGTGGAGTGAATGCATAGCGAGTAGAGAACTTGCCGCTGCCGGTGTCGCCAAAATCGCTGTAGTGCTCAAAACGTCCGGCCAGGCTGACGTCCCACTGATCGGTGACGCTCTGGCTGAAATCCACATAGCCTGCGGTATTGGTACGCGAGTAGTTATGCGCGTCCGCCGGGGTGAAACCCACCAGCCCAGGCGCGCCGGGGTTGGGGCGTTGGCCGGCCAGCGGACTGCCGGCCGGGAACACATAGCCGCCGTCGGCATAGGAGGCGTAATCGCCGGCCTGGATCTCAAAGCCGTCGCGGCAGAACTCAAGGCCGGTGGACACGTTCAGTGGCTTGGCGAACAAGCCGGTATCGAACGCGCGGGTCAGGTCGAGGTTGTTGGTCCACTGGCTGGCGATCAGGTTGCCGCCGTCCATATTCTGCGGGCTGTTCGGCCCCAGTGACGGGTTCAGCGAACGTTCGTTGCGGGTGTTGGCGTTGTTGTAGCCATAGCTGGTGCTCAGGTCCCAGGCCCAGCCGAGCAGGTCGTCGTTGCGCACGCCGAACACGCTCTGGAAGTCGTCTTCTTCCACGACGAAACGCGGCGAGAAACCGTCCGGGTACACCGAGACAATATTCTGTGGCGAGTTGGCCGTGCGGTAGGTGCCCCAACTGGTGGAGTTGCGGTGGCTGAGGGTGGAGAACGAGTACAGCGTGTAGTCCTCGTTCAGCGGCAACTCGGCGTTGTAGCCGAAGTTGTAGGTTTGCGAACGCGGCTGGCCCAACTGCTGGCGATAGCGGCTCTCGCTGGTCTCGCGCGGGTCGGGCTGGCCGTTCTGGCGGAAATAGATGCTGGTGCGATCCGGCACCGCGCCGGCCACGTTGGAGCTTTCCTGGATGCCGACGTCGGCGCTGAGGCTGAAGAAACCGTCATTGGGCAACTCGAAGCCCTGGTTGACCTGGCCCTGGCCCCGCGCACCGAAGTTGCCCTTGCCACCCACACGGTTGGCGTATTGCCCGTACAAGGCGCTGCCGCTGCCGCCGGAATGGTTGCGCTTGAGGATGATATTGATCACCCCTGCGATTGCATCCGAACCGTACTGCGCCGCCGCGCCGTCACGCAGCACTTCGACGTGGTCGACGGCGGCGATGGGGATCAAATCGAGGTCGGCCGGCGACTGGCCGCTGGACGTGGCGGCGGTCTGCACAAAGATCAACGACGTGTTGTGGCGGCGCTTGCCGTTGACCAGCACCAGTACATGGTTACCGCCCAGTCCGCGCAGGGTTGCGGATTTGACCGACAGCCCGGTGCCGCCGGTAAAACCTGCAGCGTTGGTATAGGACGGCACGCTGGCGGCGAGGGCATCGCGCAGGTTTTGCTTGCCGGAACGGGCGAGGTCGTCGGCGCTGATCACGTCGATCGGCGCCAGGCTCTTGGCCACGGTGCGGCCGCTGTCACGGGCACCGGTGACCACCACGGTTTGCAGGGCGGTGTCGCTGCTCAGGGATTTCTCTTCAGCCTGGGCCGCGTGTTGGGCGCACAGCCCAAGGATGCCAACAGTCAGCAGGCTGAGCCTGGGGCGAAAGCGGGTGTAAGGGCGAGACATGGTGAGGCTCCAATGTTTAGGTGCCGCTTTCCATTCCTGGTGGTGGGAGTTCCTGACAGTACTGGGGAGGCTTAGGTGTTGGCTGTTTCTAGTTATGGGGGTGGGGTCAGAGCCCCAGCATCACGTCCTGGCGGGCCTGGTCGACCAGTGCCATCTGCCGGGTGAGGCGGGCCTTGCGTTCGGCCAGTAGCAAAATCTTGGTCCACTCCACCGCCTTGCCGGAGTGGCTGGCCAGGCGTGCGGCCAGTTCCAGTGAACTGGCGTAGGCGTCGTCCACCACTTGGTTGACCAGGCCGAGGGCCAGGGCCTGCTGGGCGTCGAATTTGCGTGCGCTGAGCATGATGTCCAGGGCTGCTGCTTCACCGATCAGGCTGGGCAGGGTGATTGCACTAAAGCCGGACAACATGCCGTGCTGCACTTCCGGGAAGTGAAAACGCGTGTCGTGGCGCGCGATGCGAAAATCGCAATGAATCGCCAGGCTGATGCCCAGGCCCAGGGTGTGGCCGTGCAATGCGGCGATCACCGGTTTGCTCAGGTCGTTGCCGACGCCGGGCAGGGCACGGGCCAGTACGTCACTGCTGACGGTCTCGCCCGTGGCTTCAATTTCCTTGAGGTCGGAGCCGGCGCAAAACGCTCGTTCCCCAGCACCGCGCAACACGATGGCGCGCACGCCGGTGTCGGCCTGGGCGCGCTGCCAGACCTCGGCCAGTTCGTGTTTGGCCTGGCTGTCCAGCGCGTTGAGGCGCTCCTGGCGGTTAAGCGTGACCACCAGGATGCCATCGCCAATAGGTTGGTATTCGACTGTCATGAAGGGCTTTTCATCCGGTGTGAAAGAAAGACGCGATTGCCCCTTGAGGTCCGCGTCAAAGTGAGGAAAACTTAAAGCATGTGCACAATGCAAACAATATGTTTGTTATATGAACATATTCTTATCGGGTCAGAAACGGTTATAAAAGATGAAAGCCATAGTTCTAAAAGCCTTCGGTGGACCGGAGCAATTGCAGGTCGAGGAGGTGCCCACCCCGCAGGTTGGCGCGGGTGAAGTGTTGGTCAGGGTCGAGGCAGCCGGGGTTTGCCACCATGATTTGCTGCACCGCGCCGGGCATCTCCCGGGGGCGCACACCGGCGTGGTGCTGGGCCACGAAGTGGCGGGTGAAGTGGTCGAGGTGGGTGTTGGCGTGCATCATTTGGTGGTCGGCGCCAGGGTCGTGGTGTATCAGCGCCGCTTCTGTGGCCAGTGCCGTGACTGCCTGCGCGGTCGCCAAGACCTGTGCCGCGCCCTCGGCCTGCCGTCGGTAGACACCGAAGGCGCTTACGCCGAATACCTGCGGGTGCCGGCGATTTCCGCGATTGAACTGCCCGATGGCCTGGATTACGTCCAAGCCGCATTGGCCTCCTGCCCCATCGGCACCAGCGTGCGCGCACTGCTCGGTGAAGCCGCGCTCAAGCCCGGTGAAACGGTATTGATCAACGGTGCCAGCGGAGGCCTGGGAGCGCATCAGATTCAACTGGCGAAAGCCTATGGTGCGCGGGTGATCGCCGTAACCGGCAGCGCCGACAAGCGCGAGCTCCTGCACAACCTGGGGGCTGATGACGTCATCGTCGCCAACGGCAACTACAGCGCCGAGGTGTGGGCGCTCACCGGCAAGCGCGGTGTGGACGTGGCCATGGAAAACCTCGGCAGCACCCTTGAAGACACCCTGCGCAGCATGGCCCTCGGTGGTCGCGTGGTGGTGTTGGGCAACGTCGCGCCCGCCAGCGTGCCGGTCAACCCCGGCTTGTTGATCGGCCGGCGGATTCGGCTGCAGGGCTCAGGCAGTGCCACCTTGGAAGAGGTGCGCGTGGCCTTGGCGTTGATCAAAGGTGGGCAGGTCACGCCGCTGATCGACCGAGTGCTGCCGTTTCACCAGGTGGCCCAGGCCCATGCGCTGCTGGAATCACGCCAGGTCACTGGGCGCATCGTGTTGAGCGGGTGGTAAGCATGGATATCAGTACGCTGCTGAGCCAGGCAGCCTTCAAATGGCCTGACCGGGTCGCGTTGCATGAAGCCGCCAGCCAAAAAACGCTGAGCTTTGCCGAGCTCGATCGCGCCCTCAGCGGCGTCGGCCAGGCGTTGGATCAATTGCTCATCCCGGCCGGTGCGCGGGTGGCTTTGCTGGCCGACGCCAGCCTCGATTATCTGCTGGCCGATTATGGCTGCATGGCCACCGGCCGCGTG
The Pseudomonas poae DNA segment above includes these coding regions:
- a CDS encoding TonB-dependent receptor, with the protein product MSRPYTRFRPRLSLLTVGILGLCAQHAAQAEEKSLSSDTALQTVVVTGARDSGRTVAKSLAPIDVISADDLARSGKQNLRDALAASVPSYTNAAGFTGGTGLSVKSATLRGLGGNHVLVLVNGKRRHNTSLIFVQTAATSSGQSPADLDLIPIAAVDHVEVLRDGAAAQYGSDAIAGVINIILKRNHSGGSGSALYGQYANRVGGKGNFGARGQGQVNQGFELPNDGFFSLSADVGIQESSNVAGAVPDRTSIYFRQNGQPDPRETSESRYRQQLGQPRSQTYNFGYNAELPLNEDYTLYSFSTLSHRNSTSWGTYRTANSPQNIVSVYPDGFSPRFVVEEDDFQSVFGVRNDDLLGWAWDLSTSYGYNNANTRNERSLNPSLGPNSPQNMDGGNLIASQWTNNLDLTRAFDTGLFAKPLNVSTGLEFCRDGFEIQAGDYASYADGGYVFPAGSPLAGQRPNPGAPGLVGFTPADAHNYSRTNTAGYVDFSQSVTDQWDVSLAGRFEHYSDFGDTGSGKFSTRYAFTPQFAMRGTVSNGFRAPSLQQQFYSSSLTAWRTSPITGQLEQATTRYVTVNDAAGQALGAKQLKPERSMNYSLGFVATPTENLDVTVDLYQIDIKDRILQTSNLQGTAVSNVLAANGLNPNQIVSYFGNLADTRTRGIDLVADYRYDLGRYGKTKWTLLSNQSLQTIEKIKEPAALAGTGVSAVGRDRQGNLTSAYPKNTTSLNAAWQLGNFEVNLKETRYSKVTGRNQIAASRDEVVKPAFITDLSVGYWLSDTVKVTVGGENIFDKRPEQLNDEAKRFYFFPTDNPTYSWYSPYGLEGAYYFAKVDVSW
- a CDS encoding enoyl-CoA hydratase/isomerase family protein, with translation MTVEYQPIGDGILVVTLNRQERLNALDSQAKHELAEVWQRAQADTGVRAIVLRGAGERAFCAGSDLKEIEATGETVSSDVLARALPGVGNDLSKPVIAALHGHTLGLGISLAIHCDFRIARHDTRFHFPEVQHGMLSGFSAITLPSLIGEAAALDIMLSARKFDAQQALALGLVNQVVDDAYASSLELAARLASHSGKAVEWTKILLLAERKARLTRQMALVDQARQDVMLGL
- a CDS encoding alcohol dehydrogenase encodes the protein MKAIVLKAFGGPEQLQVEEVPTPQVGAGEVLVRVEAAGVCHHDLLHRAGHLPGAHTGVVLGHEVAGEVVEVGVGVHHLVVGARVVVYQRRFCGQCRDCLRGRQDLCRALGLPSVDTEGAYAEYLRVPAISAIELPDGLDYVQAALASCPIGTSVRALLGEAALKPGETVLINGASGGLGAHQIQLAKAYGARVIAVTGSADKRELLHNLGADDVIVANGNYSAEVWALTGKRGVDVAMENLGSTLEDTLRSMALGGRVVVLGNVAPASVPVNPGLLIGRRIRLQGSGSATLEEVRVALALIKGGQVTPLIDRVLPFHQVAQAHALLESRQVTGRIVLSGW